The following are encoded together in the Arcticibacterium luteifluviistationis genome:
- a CDS encoding cation:proton antiporter domain-containing protein encodes MAYLFDITAAKTRIPSVILLLVLGFLTKQVGDFFSINIPDLKPILPVLGTIGLILIVLEGSLELEINKSKLRVIRKSSLLAFIPLILLSFSLAYAFQYYGQVSFKIALANAIPFAVISSAIAIPSAVNLLAKDKEFITYESSLSDIFGVIFFNFITLNDYFNTESILFFIAEILCMLIVSFIATLALAFFLHKIKHHIKFIPIIILLTLIYAFSKIFHLPALIFILLFGLFMGNIDELRHYKFIQQFHPINFNKEVHKFKELTTEIAFLIRALFFLLFGFLIEIEEILNPDTILWAVLITIALFVLRMIFLKLFRLQVSPLVYLAPRGLITILLFLSIPVSQSIDLVNNSLVIQVIILTALVMMVGLMRTRPKEEQVETV; translated from the coding sequence ATGGCATATCTTTTTGATATTACTGCAGCCAAAACTAGAATTCCGTCAGTGATTCTACTTCTAGTTTTGGGCTTTTTGACCAAACAGGTTGGAGATTTTTTTTCAATAAATATTCCAGATCTTAAACCAATTTTACCTGTTTTAGGTACGATAGGTTTAATCTTGATTGTTTTAGAAGGTTCCTTAGAATTAGAAATCAATAAATCGAAACTTCGTGTGATTAGAAAGTCATCGCTTCTGGCTTTCATTCCTTTGATACTTTTAAGTTTTAGCCTTGCCTATGCCTTTCAGTATTATGGACAGGTCTCTTTCAAAATTGCTTTAGCTAACGCCATACCTTTTGCGGTGATAAGTAGTGCCATTGCTATTCCAAGTGCAGTTAATTTGTTAGCAAAAGACAAGGAATTTATTACCTATGAGAGTAGCTTGTCAGATATATTTGGAGTTATCTTTTTTAATTTCATAACGCTAAATGACTATTTCAATACAGAGTCTATTCTGTTTTTCATTGCGGAAATATTATGTATGCTTATTGTGTCCTTTATAGCCACCTTAGCTCTTGCTTTTTTCTTACATAAAATAAAGCACCACATAAAATTCATTCCTATAATTATTCTGCTAACGCTCATTTATGCCTTTTCCAAAATATTTCATTTACCAGCACTCATATTTATCCTGTTGTTTGGCTTGTTCATGGGAAATATAGATGAACTAAGGCACTACAAATTTATTCAGCAGTTTCATCCAATCAATTTCAATAAAGAGGTACACAAGTTCAAAGAGTTGACTACAGAAATAGCATTTTTGATTAGGGCTTTATTCTTTCTGTTGTTTGGGTTTCTTATTGAAATAGAAGAAATATTAAATCCGGATACCATATTATGGGCTGTCTTGATTACAATAGCTCTGTTTGTTTTAAGAATGATTTTTTTGAAACTATTCAGGTTACAAGTCAGTCCGCTTGTGTACCTAGCTCCACGAGGTTTAATTACAATCCTTTTATTTTTGAGTATTCCTGTTAGTCAATCCATTGACTTGGTTAACAACTCTTTGGTTATACAGGTGATTATTTTGACAGCTTTGGTTATGATGGTGGGCTTAATGCGGACTAGACCGAAAGAGGAGCAAGTAGAAACGGTTTAA
- a CDS encoding family 78 glycoside hydrolase catalytic domain, whose protein sequence is MRLLLLTLFCFSLFPSQAQNQKPNIIFILTDDQRFDALGYAGNKLISTPEMDKLAKEGTYFKNAMVTTPICAASRASILTGMYERKHNFNFQTGNIRESYMASSYPTILKENGYKTGFYGKYGVRYDGLESQFDEYESYDRNGAYPDRRGYYYKTIGEDTVHLTRYTGQQAIDFIDRAEADKPFCLSLSFSAPHAHDSAKDQYFWQEESDALLQDTEIPDPELGEDSFFESLPKIVRDGFNRLRWTWRYDTPEKYQHSVKGYYRMISGIDREIAKIREELKKKGLDQNTVIILMGDNGYFLGERQLAGKWLLYDNSIRVPLIVFDPRRGEQYDSDVMALNVDVPSTILELAGLKQPEGWQGKSLIPVVENSGKDFGRDTVLVEHLWEFENIPPSEGVRTKDWKYFRYVNDQSIEELYNLKEDPKEINNLAKDAQYQEKLKAFRLKTNKLILEHSDEYSEGPSQLTVEWIRDTKGIKIIDNKPEFGWVVPKGAVTQSAYQILVATSEKNINNNIGDIWNSHQIRTNKSYDIEYAGQSLTAGKTYYWKARIWDQDNRLSRYSESQSFRMGTAQKTITTPNSFQIDKIKPSVFEKRDKVYFMDFGKAAFGTIDFTYKAKKAHVLTFRIGEQLESGNINRTPFPKSHIRYQEIKVPVKPGQTNYQLQVKVDERNTLPGKALPLPNGFPVMMPFRYAEVEGAKEPIVADNFTQLAYHSYWDESASAFKSSNDILNQVWDICKYTIKATTFNGLYVDGDRERIPYEADAYLNQLSHYTTDREYAIARQTIEYFMEHPTWPTEWQQHVALMFYADYMYTGNTELIAKYYEQLKFKTLYDLANEDGLITSTKMTPELMANLGFPKTLKETFRDIVDWPSAGWGGDPANKGERDAYVFKDYNTVVNAFYYQNMKIMAEFANLLGKTKEASDFELRALKAKKAVNEQMFDAERGVYIDGIGTDHAALHANMLPLAFNMVPEEHIQSVVDHIKSRGMACSVYGSQYLMDALYNAGASDYALELLVDTSDRSWFNMIRAGSTMTLEAWDLKYKNNLDWNHAWGAVPANVIPRGLWGIQPKTPGFGVAVIKPQMSKLKNSQIEVPTINGTIKGSYQFKSSRLQVFEIEIPANMVAEFEVVPEPGKELMHNGKKVNAAFGSVRLNPGKHEIRLVVNSF, encoded by the coding sequence ATGAGATTACTACTCTTAACCCTGTTTTGCTTTTCCTTATTCCCTTCACAAGCTCAAAATCAAAAACCAAACATCATCTTTATTTTAACCGATGATCAGCGGTTTGACGCCCTAGGTTATGCTGGAAATAAATTGATTTCTACGCCCGAAATGGACAAATTGGCCAAAGAGGGTACCTACTTTAAAAATGCTATGGTAACCACGCCTATTTGTGCAGCAAGTAGGGCAAGTATTCTTACAGGAATGTATGAGCGTAAGCACAATTTTAATTTCCAGACAGGCAACATTCGAGAATCATACATGGCGAGTTCTTATCCTACTATTTTAAAAGAAAATGGCTATAAGACAGGCTTTTATGGAAAATATGGTGTAAGGTACGATGGTTTAGAGAGCCAGTTTGATGAATATGAATCTTATGACAGAAATGGTGCTTACCCAGATAGGAGAGGTTACTATTATAAAACAATTGGAGAGGATACCGTACATCTTACGCGTTACACAGGACAGCAAGCTATTGATTTTATAGATAGAGCAGAAGCAGATAAGCCCTTCTGTCTTTCCTTAAGTTTCAGTGCTCCTCACGCCCACGACTCTGCCAAAGACCAATACTTCTGGCAAGAGGAATCAGATGCCTTACTTCAAGATACCGAAATTCCAGACCCAGAACTTGGTGAAGACAGCTTCTTTGAATCTCTACCTAAAATAGTGCGTGACGGTTTCAATAGATTACGCTGGACATGGCGGTATGACACTCCTGAGAAATACCAACATAGTGTAAAAGGCTACTATCGCATGATTTCTGGCATTGACCGAGAAATTGCTAAGATTCGTGAGGAACTCAAAAAGAAAGGCTTAGACCAAAATACGGTTATCATACTTATGGGTGATAATGGATACTTTTTGGGCGAGCGTCAACTGGCTGGAAAGTGGCTACTTTATGATAATTCTATTAGAGTGCCGCTAATTGTGTTTGACCCAAGAAGGGGAGAACAATATGACAGCGATGTAATGGCATTAAATGTTGATGTACCTTCTACCATTTTAGAGCTTGCAGGTCTCAAACAACCAGAAGGGTGGCAAGGGAAAAGTTTGATACCAGTTGTTGAAAATTCAGGCAAAGACTTTGGTCGAGATACCGTTTTGGTAGAGCATTTATGGGAGTTTGAAAACATTCCACCTAGCGAAGGTGTTAGAACCAAGGACTGGAAATATTTTAGGTATGTGAACGACCAGTCTATAGAAGAACTTTACAATCTCAAAGAAGACCCTAAAGAGATTAATAACCTGGCAAAGGATGCTCAGTATCAAGAAAAGTTAAAAGCATTTCGTCTTAAAACGAATAAACTTATTCTAGAACATTCTGATGAATATTCTGAGGGGCCAAGCCAATTGACAGTGGAGTGGATAAGAGATACTAAGGGCATAAAAATTATTGATAACAAACCAGAATTTGGCTGGGTAGTGCCAAAAGGTGCTGTTACGCAATCTGCTTATCAAATATTGGTGGCTACGTCAGAAAAAAATATAAACAATAACATCGGCGACATTTGGAACAGTCATCAAATAAGAACCAATAAATCCTATGACATTGAATATGCTGGTCAATCTTTGACCGCGGGTAAAACCTATTATTGGAAAGCTAGAATTTGGGACCAAGACAATCGACTATCCAGGTATTCTGAAAGCCAATCTTTTAGAATGGGTACAGCCCAAAAGACTATCACTACGCCTAATAGTTTTCAAATTGATAAAATCAAACCTTCCGTTTTCGAAAAACGTGACAAGGTCTATTTCATGGATTTCGGAAAAGCGGCTTTTGGTACCATAGATTTCACTTACAAAGCTAAAAAAGCTCATGTATTAACTTTTAGAATTGGTGAACAACTAGAGAGCGGAAACATTAATAGAACACCTTTTCCAAAAAGCCATATTCGATATCAAGAAATAAAAGTTCCGGTAAAACCTGGACAAACTAATTATCAACTTCAAGTCAAAGTAGACGAAAGAAATACTTTACCTGGAAAAGCCCTGCCACTTCCAAATGGCTTCCCTGTAATGATGCCTTTTAGATACGCTGAAGTGGAAGGTGCAAAGGAGCCAATTGTAGCCGACAACTTTACGCAATTAGCCTATCACAGCTATTGGGATGAATCTGCCAGTGCTTTTAAAAGTTCAAATGATATCTTAAATCAAGTTTGGGATATCTGTAAATACACCATTAAAGCCACCACTTTTAATGGGCTTTACGTAGATGGTGACCGTGAGCGAATTCCTTATGAGGCAGATGCTTATTTGAATCAATTAAGCCATTATACCACAGACCGCGAATATGCCATAGCGAGACAAACCATAGAGTATTTTATGGAGCATCCTACGTGGCCTACAGAGTGGCAACAGCATGTGGCACTTATGTTTTATGCCGATTATATGTACACTGGCAATACGGAGCTTATAGCGAAGTATTATGAGCAACTAAAGTTCAAAACACTTTATGACCTAGCTAACGAAGATGGTCTGATAACTTCTACCAAAATGACTCCCGAGTTAATGGCTAATCTTGGTTTCCCTAAGACCCTGAAAGAAACTTTTAGAGACATTGTAGATTGGCCTTCTGCTGGCTGGGGAGGTGACCCTGCTAATAAAGGCGAGCGTGATGCTTATGTGTTTAAAGACTACAATACAGTGGTGAACGCTTTTTACTATCAAAACATGAAAATCATGGCTGAGTTTGCTAATCTTTTGGGCAAAACTAAAGAGGCTAGTGACTTTGAATTACGAGCTCTAAAGGCGAAAAAAGCAGTGAACGAGCAGATGTTTGACGCGGAGCGTGGAGTGTATATAGATGGCATAGGAACAGACCATGCAGCATTACACGCAAACATGCTTCCTCTTGCCTTTAATATGGTTCCAGAAGAACATATTCAATCGGTGGTAGACCACATTAAATCTAGAGGAATGGCCTGCAGTGTTTATGGTTCTCAGTATTTGATGGATGCTCTTTATAACGCCGGAGCTAGCGATTATGCCTTAGAACTTTTGGTAGATACCAGTGACCGAAGTTGGTTTAATATGATTAGAGCTGGCTCTACCATGACCTTAGAAGCATGGGATTTGAAGTATAAAAATAACCTTGACTGGAATCATGCTTGGGGTGCAGTGCCTGCCAATGTAATTCCAAGAGGACTTTGGGGCATTCAACCTAAAACGCCTGGTTTTGGAGTTGCGGTCATTAAACCTCAAATGAGCAAATTGAAAAACAGTCAAATAGAAGTCCCTACAATTAATGGCACCATCAAAGGAAGTTATCAATTTAAGAGTAGCCGTTTACAAGTATTTGAAATAGAAATCCCAGCTAATATGGTAGCAGAGTTTGAGGTCGTTCCCGAACCAGGGAAAGAATTGATGCACAATGGCAAAAAAGTAAATGCAGCTTTCGGATCTGTGCGTCTAAACCCAGGCAAACATGAAATTAGATTAGTGGTCAATTCGTTTTGA